The segment AACTCGAAGCAGGGCACCTGGATGACGTTGAAGAAGGCCTGGCCCACCACCCGCGAGGCCGTGTCGTTCACCTGCCGCAGGCACTCCTTCAACCTGCCCGGGGCAGAGCCGGGCTCAGGTGGCTGCCACCCCTGGGGGGATGCCGGGGTGCcctggggcaggctggggacGCTCACCTGTGGTCGCAGTCGCAGTGGCTGATGGTGTGCCAGCGCAGGTTGCGGTAGCCGTAGCGGGCGGTGAAGGGGTGGATGACGTGCTGGCAGTGGTCGTGGTCCCGGCAGCACCGGTCCGTGTCCCGGTGCTCCCCTGCAGGGAAACGGGGGctacaggcagggctggggggcccGCATGCAGGGCTAGGGTTGAGCTAGGCTAGGACTAGGATCAGGGTTAGATTGGATTGACACATGCATGGAATCACACTGGGATGGGTAAGGATTGATGGGTAGGGGCTCAGCTGGATCAGCACTTGGGTGGCGACAaggctggcactgggatggggactgGGCTGAGCCAATACCACACTGGGGATGAGACTGGGACTAGAATGGAGTCCTGGAGCAGGGCCATGAGAGGGTTTAGGCTGGGATCGGGATAGCAACTGGGAGTGGACGAGTATTGGTATGGGGACTGGAATAGCAGCAGGATGGACCACAGAgtaggctggggacagagggtgGATCAAGAGTGGaccagcagcagacagaattGTGACAGGGACTAGGCAGAGGTgaactgggattggactggTGCTTGGGTGGGGGGGACTGAactggcacagacagggatTGAATTAGCATGGGAACAGGGGCTGGAGTAGACCAGTACTGGGATGGTCTGGATTAGGATTGGTGGGGACTGACCCAgcactgggctgggctggagcagcactgggttgggaatgggatgggatgggatgggttgggatgggatgggatggggagaagggaTTTGAGGAACGGAATTAGAAGGGATGAAAgggagtgggatgggatgggaagaTACATGTAGCAGCATCCCTGCCGCCCTTACCCAGCTGCTCGTAGCTGTCCGCGTTGCTGCCCGCACCACACCACAGCGTCCCGGGGTAGGTGAGCccgcggcgggcgcgggcccgtcccggcggggccgctccggggccaagtggcagcaggagcaagaggaggaggaggaggaggaggaggcggcagagcagccccggggcgcACATGGCACCGCGCCGCTCGCCGCCGTGGGGCCGCCTTATAGAGTGGCGCAGCCCGCCCACGCGGGGCGGCCCGGCACGGCTTGGCACGGCCCGGCACCGTGCGGAGGGTCCCGCAGAGCCGGGGtgctgcagccgctcccgcgGCCGCGGCACGTCCCGCGCCGGCAGCCCGCGGGGAAGGGGTCACCCCCTCCCGGTGGGACCGGCCCCGTTGCTGTGGCAGCCGGTGGGGTGATGTGCCGGGACCGGTAACGAGCCGGCCCCAAACCCCCGCCCCGTGACGCACCGGCCCCCGcacagcccccggccccggAGCGGCCTCCGACGGGAGAACGAtgctccctgcatccctgcgTCCCACCCCATGGATGCTCTGTGCAGCCCCGCATCCCAGCCCACAGATGCTCCCTGCATCCCCGTGTCCCTTCCCGCGGACGCTCCCCACATCTGCACGTCCCACCCCATGAGCGCGTGCTGCATCCCCATGTCCCATCCCACGGACGCTCCCTGTGGCGCTGCATCCCACCCCGCAGATGTGCCTTTCACAGGACAGCCGGGAGCCCGGTGCCCAGCCGGGCTGGCAGCCCACACCGGCATTCCCAGAGCgctgccagggctgtccctcgtggccagctcctgcccttgGAGCCCATTGACAGTCaggacacagccctggctcactgggatgctgtgggagcCAGCTCTCAGCAGGGCAGGACAGTGCCTGGACACCCCAACGTGGACGTGAGTGGCCTCAAAAAATCCCTGCGCTGCCCAAGACCACCCAAAGCTGCAGGACATCCCCCTGAGCATCGCCCTGGCTCGCTGACCCTTGCATCACAGGGTGCCACACCACTGTGCCAcccacactggcacaggctggggacacccacGTGGGGTGCAAACACCAGAGCCCCGTTCCTTCccaccacagcactgcctgGCTGGGACAGCAGAGCCGGTGGGGGACATCACTGGCCCATGGGAAGggctcctgcctggctctgtcccagtgtccagCTGGCCCAGGGTGCTGGCCCAGTGCcacaggggctgcccccgctcAGCTGTCGCTGTCTGTGACGCTCCTGTGACGGTCCTGCTCGGCTCAGccctgccaccagcacccaggtATGGAGCCAGAACAGGAACCCTGGGCCCTGGGGTGCCACGTGTGGGTGTGGGTGGGGGGCACCAAGCCGTGGGGAGAATGGAGGTGGGGGAATCTCAGCCCACTTCATGCTCAGTGCTTGCAGCGCCCGCAGTCCCCACGCATGGACCTGTGCCATGTCCCTGCCACCCGGGAGAAGGGCTGGTACCTGGCACTGATGGCCCCCAACGTCAAAGGTCCCAACTATGCCTGGCTGGACCCCTCCCGGCTCTACTGCCACCCGCAAGTACCCAGTGCCCGGGGTGGATGGCACCCGCGGGGTGCCAGGGAGGGCTGCATCTCCACGGGGCTGCTGGGGCACCCCGCTGTGGGTGCCCATGGTGGGCTGCGGGCACCCAGCCCCTCCACTCTCCCCCCAGGGCTTGCAGGACTGCGTGGCCGACCTGCTGCAGCCCTTCCAGGGAGATGCCATCGACATGGTGGCCGGCATCGACGCCATGGGCTTCATCCTGGGTGAGCAGGACGCAGGTCACAGGTGAGCGCAGGGTCTCTGCCCCTTGTCCCTGGGGGTCCTGACAGTGCTGTGCCCACCTCCAGGCGCTGCGGCCGCTGCCACTCTGCAGAAAGGCTTCCTGGCCATCCGCAAAGCCGGGCACCTGTGCGTGCAGACGGTGGCACAGCCCTACAGCGACTACTCGGGCCGCGAGAAGGTGATGGAGGTCCGCACCGACGCCATCTCGCCGGGTGAGCCAGCGGGGTGCTCCCCTTCTGGGGGGCTGCAGTGTGGGCACGGGGCACTCATGCGCAGCCTCTCCCCCGCTCCAGGTCTGCGCATCCTTCTCGTGGACCAGTGGGTTGAAACTGGGGGCACCATGAGAGCGGCCATCGAGCTGGTGGAGCGGCTGGGGGGAGTCGTGGCAGGT is part of the Anomalospiza imberbis isolate Cuckoo-Finch-1a 21T00152 chromosome 20, ASM3175350v1, whole genome shotgun sequence genome and harbors:
- the LOC137485776 gene encoding adenine phosphoribosyltransferase-like isoform X1, which encodes MDLCHVPATREKGWYLALMAPNVKGPNYAWLDPSRLYCHPQGLQDCVADLLQPFQGDAIDMVAGIDAMGFILGAAAAATLQKGFLAIRKAGHLCVQTVAQPYSDYSGREKVMEVRTDAISPGLRILLVDQWVETGGTMRAAIELVERLGGVVAGVAAICMENSEGGKWIQEHYKCSHCVPPRLQPRFDQHQFGWD
- the LOC137485776 gene encoding adenine phosphoribosyltransferase-like isoform X2 — its product is MDLCHVPATREKGWYLALMAPNVKGPNYAWLDPSRLYCHPQGLQDCVADLLQPFQGDAIDMVAGIDAMGFILGAAAAATLQKGFLAIRKAGHLCVQTVAQPYSDYSGREKVMEVRTDAISPGVAAICMENSEGGKWIQEHYKCSHCVPPRLQPRFDQHQFGWD